A single region of the Terriglobia bacterium genome encodes:
- a CDS encoding DUF3857 domain-containing protein, translated as MRDRRRPSPLTFLAALAALVAATAPRAQEPPAPSNDGELRALVEKSGSSRDNAGADLVTVFKRTRVEVEPSGLGHIHEWQLLKCLTEKGAAQLARLRLDFDPTSNLVEVRSLRVLRKGGAVETIPPDRAVDLPQPQDAIYWGARMKLVPIPRLDVGDALEVRTYMKGFLIAYLDEMGAAGEAGAGADDQRYVPPMRGHFYDVVFFQDAVPVKLRHYELTTPRDKPVQFETYGGEVKTYVSFDDAHLTYRFWKEDLPAFHAEARGVAASDVEPKVVLATVPSWPEKSRWFAEVNDPQFGADGAIREKVAELTRGLATEEEKVAAIVHWAADNIRYSGITMGKGEGYTLHPGPMIFADRSGVCKDKAGMAITMLRAAGYTAYPAMTMAGAKVERIPADQFNHCVVARKKADGGFELLDPTWVVFSPEVWSSAEGEQNYVIGTPGGEELGKTPAFDPAANKIRIESSAALDAQGNLSGTLTISGLGVADQRLRREMVHASTARDRQAWFEEVVAHLGSGASVERVHVDYAALQDVSAPVRFEVRYRVPGYALLAGNDLIVVPPASRHPVAQPSLAPYLYAADDATRTQAIQLGAPRMMEVSETLTLPASFRVVTLPKDRSLDGKAASLTTHSEVRDGKLVTTYRLTVKRREVPVSDYGNFREVVREAKAMLDDPAVFARGR; from the coding sequence ATGCGCGATCGACGACGTCCCTCGCCGCTCACCTTTCTTGCGGCGCTTGCCGCGCTCGTCGCCGCCACCGCGCCGCGCGCCCAGGAGCCTCCAGCTCCGTCGAACGACGGAGAGCTGCGGGCGCTCGTGGAGAAGTCCGGGAGCTCCAGGGACAACGCCGGCGCCGATCTCGTGACCGTGTTCAAGCGCACGCGCGTCGAGGTGGAGCCCTCCGGCCTCGGGCACATTCACGAGTGGCAGCTCCTGAAGTGCCTCACCGAGAAGGGGGCCGCGCAGCTGGCGCGGCTAAGGCTCGACTTCGACCCGACGTCGAACCTCGTCGAGGTCCGCTCGCTCCGCGTGCTGCGCAAGGGCGGCGCGGTCGAGACGATTCCGCCGGACCGCGCCGTGGACCTCCCCCAGCCGCAGGACGCGATCTACTGGGGGGCGCGGATGAAGCTCGTGCCGATACCGCGCCTCGACGTCGGCGATGCGCTCGAGGTCAGGACGTACATGAAGGGGTTCCTGATCGCCTATCTCGACGAGATGGGCGCCGCGGGGGAAGCCGGGGCCGGCGCGGACGACCAGCGGTACGTCCCCCCCATGCGCGGCCACTTCTACGACGTGGTGTTCTTCCAGGACGCGGTCCCCGTGAAGCTCCGTCACTACGAGCTGACGACGCCGCGGGACAAGCCCGTCCAGTTCGAGACCTACGGCGGCGAGGTCAAGACCTACGTGTCGTTCGACGACGCCCACCTCACGTACCGGTTCTGGAAGGAGGACCTCCCCGCGTTCCACGCGGAGGCGCGGGGCGTGGCCGCATCGGACGTGGAGCCGAAGGTCGTGCTGGCCACCGTTCCCTCGTGGCCGGAGAAGTCCCGCTGGTTCGCGGAGGTCAACGACCCGCAGTTCGGCGCGGACGGCGCCATTCGCGAGAAGGTGGCCGAGCTGACCCGCGGCCTCGCGACCGAGGAGGAGAAGGTCGCCGCCATCGTCCACTGGGCCGCGGACAACATCCGCTATTCCGGGATCACCATGGGGAAGGGAGAGGGGTACACGCTCCACCCCGGGCCGATGATCTTCGCGGACCGATCCGGAGTCTGCAAGGACAAGGCGGGGATGGCGATCACCATGCTCCGCGCCGCGGGGTACACGGCGTACCCGGCGATGACCATGGCCGGGGCGAAGGTGGAGAGGATCCCCGCCGACCAGTTCAACCACTGCGTGGTCGCCCGGAAGAAGGCGGACGGCGGGTTCGAGCTGCTCGACCCCACCTGGGTCGTCTTCTCTCCCGAGGTCTGGTCGAGCGCCGAGGGGGAGCAGAACTACGTGATCGGCACTCCCGGGGGTGAGGAGCTCGGCAAGACGCCCGCGTTCGACCCGGCCGCCAACAAGATCCGGATCGAATCGTCGGCCGCGCTCGACGCCCAGGGAAATCTCTCCGGAACGCTCACGATCTCGGGGCTCGGCGTCGCCGACCAGCGTCTCCGGCGCGAGATGGTCCACGCGTCCACGGCCCGCGACCGGCAGGCGTGGTTCGAGGAGGTCGTCGCCCACCTCGGCTCGGGGGCTTCCGTGGAGAGGGTGCACGTCGACTACGCCGCGCTCCAGGACGTGAGCGCCCCGGTGCGCTTCGAGGTGCGCTACCGTGTGCCGGGGTACGCCCTCCTCGCGGGGAACGACCTGATCGTCGTCCCGCCGGCGTCGCGCCATCCCGTCGCCCAGCCCTCCCTCGCGCCGTACCTCTACGCGGCGGACGACGCGACGAGAACGCAGGCGATCCAGCTCGGAGCGCCGAGGATGATGGAAGTGTCCGAGACGCTCACGCTCCCCGCGAGCTTCCGGGTGGTCACGCTCCCGAAGGACCGGAGCCTCGACGGCAAGGCGGCGTCGCTCACGACACACTCCGAGGTCCGGGACGGCAAGCTCGTCACCACGTACCGGCTGACTGTAAAGCGGCGGGAGGTGCCGGTTTCCGACTACGGCAACTTCCGCGAGGTCGTCCGCGAGGCCAAGGCCATGCTCGACGATCCCGCCGTCTTCGCGAGAGGGAGGTAA
- a CDS encoding DNA-3-methyladenine glycosylase yields the protein MKRLGVRFYRRDTLAVARDLLGRVLCRRLHDGSVLRGRLLEVEAYDGPSDQASHARRGPTLRNAPMYEAGGVAYVYLVYGMHHCLNLVTGKKGYPAAVLVRAAESPDGKSPAAGPGRLTRAFRIDRALDGASLLGPDLWLEEGEPFPDDRVRRTPRIGVDYAGAWARKPYRYVVSGRESATWGLPPHARLTPGRTSSRR from the coding sequence ATGAAGCGGCTCGGAGTCCGATTCTACAGGCGGGATACGCTCGCGGTCGCCCGCGATCTGCTCGGACGGGTCTTGTGCCGCCGGCTCCACGACGGGAGCGTGCTGCGCGGCCGCCTCCTCGAGGTCGAGGCCTACGACGGGCCGAGCGACCAGGCGAGCCACGCCCGCCGCGGGCCCACCCTACGCAACGCGCCGATGTACGAGGCGGGGGGCGTCGCGTACGTCTACCTCGTGTACGGCATGCACCACTGCTTGAACCTGGTCACGGGGAAGAAGGGCTACCCGGCGGCGGTGTTGGTGCGCGCGGCGGAGTCCCCGGACGGGAAGTCCCCCGCCGCAGGCCCGGGCCGCTTGACGCGCGCCTTCCGGATCGATCGCGCGCTCGACGGGGCCTCTCTCCTGGGTCCCGACCTCTGGCTGGAGGAAGGGGAGCCGTTCCCGGACGACCGGGTGCGCCGCACGCCGCGCATCGGCGTCGACTACGCGGGGGCGTGGGCGCGAAAGCCCTATCGCTACGTCGTGAGCGGACGCGAGTCCGCGACGTGGGGGCTTCCGCCCCACGCTCGGCTCACTCCGGGACGAACGAGTAGCCGGCGGTGA
- the sfsA gene encoding DNA/RNA nuclease SfsA, with amino-acid sequence MEGPGHEGALLAAFFLARPNRFTVEAVLRDGRRVAAHLADPGRLKELLIPGAPLRLRPVPEGGPRRTRFTVALVRSPVRPFAWVSVDTTLPNRLAEELLWRGDVEGIGQVLTLRREYEHAFSRFDFLLALKDGAPMLVEVKSVTLVEGGVARFPDAPTARGARHVRELAEYVRSGGSALLLFVVQREDAVRVEPNPSTDPGFAEALAAAAEAGVLVRAARFRLEADGGPAYLGPLPVRVVPFAKPDRAPL; translated from the coding sequence ATGGAAGGTCCCGGGCACGAAGGCGCTCTTCTCGCCGCGTTCTTCCTGGCGCGGCCGAACCGCTTCACGGTGGAGGCGGTGCTGCGCGACGGGCGCCGCGTCGCCGCGCACCTTGCGGACCCCGGCCGCCTGAAGGAGCTCCTGATTCCCGGCGCCCCGCTCCGCCTTCGGCCCGTTCCCGAAGGCGGGCCCCGCAGGACCCGGTTCACCGTGGCGCTGGTCCGGTCCCCCGTGCGTCCCTTCGCGTGGGTGTCCGTGGACACCACCCTGCCGAACCGCCTCGCCGAGGAGCTCCTGTGGCGCGGCGACGTCGAGGGCATCGGGCAGGTCCTGACCTTGCGGCGCGAGTACGAGCATGCCTTCAGCCGGTTCGATTTCCTCCTGGCCCTCAAGGACGGCGCCCCGATGCTGGTCGAGGTGAAATCGGTGACGCTGGTCGAGGGCGGGGTGGCGCGGTTCCCCGACGCCCCCACCGCCCGCGGCGCGCGGCACGTCCGGGAGCTGGCGGAGTACGTCCGCTCCGGCGGGTCCGCCCTGTTGTTGTTCGTGGTGCAGCGGGAGGACGCGGTCCGCGTCGAGCCGAACCCGTCGACGGACCCGGGGTTCGCCGAGGCGCTGGCCGCCGCCGCCGAGGCGGGCGTGCTCGTCCGGGCGGCCCGCTTCCGCCTCGAGGCGGACGGCGGTCCGGCCTACCTGGGTCCCCTCCCCGTCCGCGTCGTCCCGTTTGCCAAACCGGACCGCGCTCCTCTATAA